A genomic window from Pungitius pungitius chromosome 12, fPunPun2.1, whole genome shotgun sequence includes:
- the rarab gene encoding retinoic acid receptor alpha-B, which yields MYESVDVVGFSPNPSSPNPGSFLSMDYYHRPPGLGPEKGLLSGGGGLQRPFGGSLVSGRHWSGSSHSIETESTSSGEDLLVPSPASPPPPPRIYKPCFVCQDKSSGYHYGVSACEGCKGFFRRSIQKNMVYTCHRDKVCVINKVTRNRCQSCRLQKCLEVGMSKELVRNDRMKKKKEDKRQGETEVYVLSADTEQMIEGVRRAHQATFPSLCQLGKYTTSDSSERRVALDVSLWDKFSELSTKCIIKTVEFAKQLPGFTTLTIADQITLLKAACLDILILRICTRYTPDKDTMTFSDGLTLNRTQMHNAGFGPLTDLVFSFANQLLPLEMDDAETGLLSAICLLCGDRQDLEESDKVDVLQEPMLEALKIYVRRRRPEKPCMFPKILMKITDLRSISVKGAERVITLKMEIPGSMPPLIQEMLENSEGLEGHGAGGGKGGEKGGTGGAQEDDAALGSRDHGPSPESASPPST from the exons ATGTACGAAAGCGTGGATGTTGTGGGTTTTAGCCCCAACCCGAGCAGCCCCAATCCGGGCTCCTTCCTGAGCATGGACTACTACCACCGACCCCCGGGGCTCGGGCCGGAGAAGGGCCTGCTGTCCGGCGGGGGAGGGCTCCAGCGCCCGTTCGGAGGGTCCCTGGTGAGCGGCAGGCACTGGAGTGGATCCAGTCACT ccatCGAGACGGAGAGCACGAGTTCGGGGGAGGACCTGCTCGTCCCCAGCCCCGCCTCGCCCCCGCCTCCGCCCCGCATCTACAAGCCCTGCTTCGTGTGTCAGGACAAGTCTTCGGGATACCACTACGGAGTCAGCGCCTGCGAGGGCTGCAAG GGTTTCTTTCGGAGGAGCATCCAGAAGAACATGGTGTACACGTGTCACCgagacaaagtgtgtgtgatcAACAAGGTGACGAGGAACCGGTGCCAGTCCTGCCGGCTGCAGAAGTGCCTCGAGGTCGGCATGTCCAAAGAGC tGGTGCGAAACGACcgcatgaagaagaagaaggaggacaagAGGCAGGGGGAGACGGAGGTCTACGTCCTGTCGGCGGACACGGAGCAGATGATTGAAGGAGTCCGCCGGGCTCACCAGGCaacctttccctccctctgtcagCTGGGAAAATACACCACG AGCGACAGCTCGGAGCGCCGCGTCGCCCTGGACGTCAGTCTCTGGGACAAGTTCAGCGAGTTGTCCACCAAGTGCATCATCAAGACGGTGGAGTTCGCCAAGCAGCTCCCCGGCTTCACGACGCTGACCATCGCCGACCAGATCACCCTGCTCAAAGCCGCCTGCCTCGACATACTG ATTCTGCGGATCTGCACCCGCTACACCCCAGACAAGGACACCATGACCTTCTCCGACGGCCTGACCCTCAACCGCACCCAGATGCACAACGCCGGGTTCGGGCCTCTCACGGACCTGGTGTTCTCCTTCGCCAACCAGCTGCTGCCGCTGGAGATGGACGACGCGGAGACAGGGCTGCTCAGCGCCATCTGCCTGCTGTGTGGAG aCCGTCAGGATCTGGAGGAGTCGGACAAGGTGGATGTTCTCCAGGAGCCGATGCTTGAAGCCCTGAAG ATCtacgtgaggaggaggaggcccgaAAAACCCTGCATGTTTCCCAAGATACTGATGAAGATTACTGACCTCAGGAGTATCAGTGTGaagg GAGCGGAGCGAGTGATCACGCTGAAAATGGAAATACCCGGCTCAATGCCTCCTCTCATCCAGGAAATGCTGGAGAACTCTGAGGGGCTGGAGGGCCatggggccgggggggggaaaggaggagagaaaggtggcACCGGGGGCGCACAAGAGGACGACGCGGCGCTCGGAAGCCGCGATCACGGTCCGTCGCCGGAgtctgcttcccccccctccacctga
- the LOC134132939 gene encoding ornithine decarboxylase-like, translated as MRAMAPHCSAPLHQETASGDVHAKPQNGVDNSLDRIMMYYLNDGVYGSLSCLINDAAHTQVEPYLNRVVESSEQRYRSVLWGPTCDSIDKVAEMCWIPELHVGDWLLVDNMGAYSICLSTDFNGFERARIYPVVTAKTWHTLNLSAFYHLHQ; from the exons ATGAGAGCGATGGCGCCCCATTGCAGTGCACCACTACATCAGGAGACAGCTTCAGGAGACGTCCATGCCAAGCCTCAGA ACGGTGTGGACAACAGTCTTGACAGAATAATGATGTACTACCTCAATGACGGAGTGTACGGCTCCCTGAGTTGCCTTATCAATGATGCTGCCCACACCCAGGTTGAGCCCTACCTGAACAGG GTTGTTGAGAGCAGCGAGCAGAGATACCGGTCTGTTCTCTGGGGTCCGACCTGCGACAGCATCGACAAAGTGGCCGAGATGTGCTGGATTCCTGAGCTGCATGTGGGGGACTGGCTTCTCGTGGACAACATGGGCGCTTACTCCATTTGTTTATCCACAGACTTCAACGGCTTTGAGAGAGCTCGCATTTACCCTGTTGTGACAGCTAAGACGTGGCACACTTTGAACCTTTCTGCCTTCTACCACCTCCACCAATGA